Genomic window (Methylocystis parvus OBBP):
CCGATCTCCGGCGAGGTGCTGATGGTGGGCGTCCGCGATAGGGCTTGACACGTTCTGGTCCGCGGAATTGCGACAATCATTCGCTGCTGAGACCGTTCCCGTTTCCGGGAGGCGTGTCATCCCGCTCCGAGCTCCAGAGGCCGGACATGCCGATGACCGGAATTTTGGCCTGGCGCGCATAGTATTCTTGAGTGGTTTCCGTCCAGGCCACTTGATCCTTCTGTCGACTCGCAACCAATCACAAGCCGCTGAATCCACGCTCAATTTTAATTTTCGTTTGGGTTCTTGCTCCCGACAGACCTTGAGCGGCGCCCCAGTTGGGGGTGCGTCAAGACCTCATGCGCCCGACGGCGATAGCCCGCGCGTCGTGGTTTTGATTTTGCGTTTACGCGACTGGGCGATAAAGACTGAAACAGAATATCTGCAATCGATATCGCACTCGAAAGCCGTCACTGTGGACCTCCCCCCTTTTATGTCTGCGGACCGAATAGCGACCCTCTGCGATTGGCCGGCCGCAGATCGCCGACGTCTTGTCAAGCAACTCGGCCTAGTGAGCGCCCAAGGAGCCGAGATCGATCCCCAAGATGATACCGCGTTTTGGGACGCCCTCGTTGCCAGCTTCTTGTCAAATCCCACTGCTTACAAGACACTTGTGTTGCACTTGAAGCACCTCTCAAAGAAAGCCTTTTCGCGGCGGCCCGATCAGAAAGCCTTCGACCGGCTCGTTGCAAAGGCTCGGCTTCAAAGGTCTGTTTTCGCCGATGGCGAAACCGATTTCCTCCCGCGCGTTGCCGAAGTTGCGGCGGGCAGCGAAGCGTTTAACGAACTCGCTGATTGGCTCTGGGGAGCCTGGCTTTTTGGACTTTCGGCGCAGAATATCTCGGCGGTAATCGATGCCTACGAACCGCTGCAGGACATCTTCGGTTCTTGGCGCCCCGCGATTGAAGCAGAGAATGACAAAATGCTGACAGAAGGCAAGGACTTGGTGACGACGGAGCCCGCGAGAACCGATGACATCGCCATGCTTTTTCGCCAGGTTCGATTTAACCTCGACGAGGCGGAGCGCCTTGATGCAGATGCGCCGCTGGTCGCTGCCATTGCCGCGATCGAGAAAATCGGCGATCTTCTGCGCGCCCGGAGGGAAGAAACGGAGCGCATGCGGTCGGCCTCGCTCGTAACTCAGACTGTTTTGGAGCAACTCCGAACGCGCGATGAGCCTGCCGACGAACAGGCCGCCGCGAGATTGCACAAGGCGCTCGACCAGTTTTGCGATATTGCATCGGGAATATCCTACGCCGACATAACGCACTTGGCCATGAAGGTCGCGCAAATGGTCCGTGATGCAGATGCAGCGCGGTCGGCCTGGCATGAGGCCGAAGCGGCGCACCGCGCGAGCCCTTTCGACAGCGACGCGCGGCGGACCTACTCCGACGCACTCGACCGTTACCAACGGGCCGAGGAACATCTCGCCGGGCTTCTCGAAACGGCAACGAGTGAGACCAGAGAGGTCGCGGCAACCATACAACCCAGCATCGTTGAAGAGACCAAGCTTACGGTTGAAACGACCGCAATTAACAAACCCACTGCCTTATTGCCCGTTGAATTCGCCCTTCCTGTCGCAGCCCAAAATAATGATGGACCCAACGACGAGCCCGAGGGCGGACTTTCTTTCTCCGTGAATCGATATGAGGAAAATATCTTGGCCGCGGCGGAGGCAGACGCCAATTTCGAACATTCAGTCGCGGGAGTTTCGGAAGATGGGATTAACCAAGCTGGCTCCTCAGATCAGGAAGAAAATATTACGGATACCATCAACGAGCTTGCGGACGGTGACCTGATTAACCGGAGCGAAGACGCCGAGCGCCTCGCGGCAACGCTCCTAAGACGCCACGACATAGGTTTGTTCGGGATTGCCTGTACTGCAGGCGCGGAGCTCAACTTCCCACTGCCTCATCCGGCGCTTGCCCGATTGTTGGGCTTATCAGGTTTGCAGGACGCCGAGGCGCAGCTGCATTTCACTGAGTCTCTTCAAATCCTTCTAACGGCGACCCATGAGCCGATACACCGTGGCGACACGTGGCTCCGTTTTGCGGCGCTCAGCCTCCCCGCGATCACGGATCCGACATTGCTTTGCCGGACAGCTCTCGAGCAATTGAAACTTGATGATTCAATGGTTGTTGCGGCTAAAGACCTTCAAGCGGCAATCGTATCTCTTGATCGCGCTTACCCGGCACTAGAGGCGCTGGCGCAAACGAATACTCCTGAGGCGGATCAGGAATTCAGGGATGCGCAATCGGCCCTGCGTCGCCATGTCGATCTAGTCAGGGGTGGCACTCTCGCCTACCAAGCGGCAACGGTCGTCGCCCACAAACTGGCGCAGGCTTTTGAGGAAATTGCGAGGGGTCATCTTGATCCTGACGCAGTCGAAGGCATGATTGATGCCGTGATGCGCGTCGACGAAACCGACGAGGCGATCATCAGGCGGCTCGACAGGGAAGGTCGGGGCGCCGTCGCGGAGCGCAAACCCATCGAAGCGCGCGCGCTCGCACGCCTCAAGGCGATCGTCAAGGAATTTAGGGCGCTGGCGTTGCGGTTGACGCGCGCCGCAGATCTTTTGCACGAGCAACGCCGTTCAAGTGCTCAGACGATTGAAGCGACGCGACGGAAAGGCCGAGACCTGCACCGACGCTTTAAGTCGGCGGCCGAAACTTTCAATGGCTTGGCAGAAACTCAGACAAGCATTGACGATTTTTCTATCGCCTGCGCGGCGATCGCCGCTGTTTTGCTACGTAGCCATGCGCAAGCCATTGAAACCGGCATGTCGTCGAATCCGTTCCGGTACGCCATCGATTACGACCATTTTCGTCTGCCAGGAGCAACCCGACGGCCAGATTTGACTCCCGAGGCTGCCTGGGATGCACTTCTCGATCTCGAGCGAAAGCCAGCTATGAACTGGCTTGAAGCGTTCGACGTCGCGATGGATCGGCGAGAGCATCTTGCAACCGAAGCGTTCCTCGCATTGGCGGCCCCCTTGGCTGATGACCGATCACTCGCCGCTGAGCGAGGGGAGGCGATTGCTGCGGCGCGCAGCTATGTCGAAAACGAGCGCGCCAAGCTGCGGGATGATCTGCTCACCGTGATGAACTATGCCCCCGCTGGCGAGACCAGCCTGGATTTACTCTACCAGGGCGTCGCTCAGATCGACGTGAAGGAATTGCCGAGGAGTGATTTGAGCCTCGCTGCGGGTGCCGACGGGCGTGAAATTCTCGATTTTCCGGATGCGCTTACTGAAATCGAGTCAGCCAAGGAGAACGTCCGCCGCGTCCGGGCCAGCGCCCTGAAAGCACTTGAGGACCGCCTTGCAAGTATTGAGGGAACCGTTCCGGCAGATACCGTCGCTTCGCTTCGCAAGTTGGTGGAGAGCGATGAGTTAATCACTCTCGCAGAGGAGTTGTCACTCGTCGAGCGAGGACAAGACATCGAGATCTCTACTCCAGGGCCGACCGCAATCGAAGACTTCTCACGGTTCCTCAGTTCGCAGACGGGTACCAGCCCAAGGCTTGCCGAATGGGAGCGCTCTCAAGGCTTTCCAGAGGGATCGCGCACCCGAGCCCTTATACGCAAGTGGTTGAGCCTGCGGACCGCGCGGGTCGACACACTCAAGCGCTCTGTACGCGATGTCCTTGGCGAATTGGGGTTTGTTCCCGATAAAGACGATCCCGTTACGCTCGGCGGCTTATCGAACGGAAACCGAATTCATCAGGTTGGCGTCAGGGTTCGCGCCATCGCAGATCGGGAGTACTGCTCGGTCGCCCGATTCGGCAGCGAGGCGGAGGGTCAATACAGGATCATGGTGCCGAATGAAGACACGCGGCCCAACGAGATTGTCGCAGCCGTGTCCGATGGAGACGCGGGGGCCACGCTGGTTTTTGCGCAGACATGGCTGACGCCTGAGGATCGCCGCGCGATCGCAGCGGAAGCTCGCCGGCTAGGGCGCGCTTTTTGTCTCGTCGATGATGGGTTATTGGCCTTCCTGTGCACACGACAACGCGTTCTGCGTGATCTGTTTGCCTGCGGGATTCCATTCGCAGCCGCGACACCTTATGTCACGACGCCAGGCAGCATTCCGGTGGAGGCGTTTTTCGGCCGCAACGCCGAATTCGACGAGATTAGCAGACGAAACGGTAGTTGTATCGTTTATGGCGGCCGCCAGCTCGGCAAATCCGTGCTTCTCGATTATATCGAGAAGCGCAGCCGCAACGCAGAAAAGTCGGTGACAGTGCGGCTCGATTGCCAGGGCCTTACTGAGCGGAGAGACATTCTGGGTTTGATCGACAAAAAAGCGCGCCCCTTATCTGCGGATTCGCGACTCGACATTCTCGCTGCCATGGAGAAATGGCTTGAGGGGGATGCCGAGAGAACGATCCTTCTAATGCTCGACGAGACCAACAGTCTGGTACGTGCCGATGCGCTGCGCGACTTTCGGCTTCTAGTTGAGTTCCGGGGGGTCATGGAGCGAACCAACCGGCGCTTCAAGGTGGTATTATCTGGGCAGAATAACGTATTGCGACTGACGCAGCAACCTAACACGCCTCTCGCCCATTTCGGCCAACCGATCTGCATCGGGCCGCTCAAGGGGGCTGATTACAAATCGGCGCGCGATCTAGTGACCGAGCCGCTCGCCGCAGTGGGTTATATCTTCGACAGCCCTCAACTTGTCTCGAGAATTCTTGTCGAGACGCAATTTTACCCGAAGCTCGTCCAAATGTTCTGCCGCGATTTGCTCAGGCATGTCCGCGGGCTCCAGGCAATGCATGCGACCTTGCCGCCCTGGCGCATCACCGGTGAGCATATCGAGGCCACACTGCGCAATCAGAAGCTGCGAAACGAGATATTCGAGACCTTTCGGATTACGCTTGATCTCGACAAGCGCTACGAGCTGGTTGCGCTTGTGATGGCGGTCGATCGCAGTGATCGCCGCAAGAGAGGCGACGTGGCGACTTCCATGACAGAGCAGAAACTTCGTGAAGCCGCGTTCTATTGGTGGCGTGAGGGCTTTTCGGAGACCAACGCGCGTGAAGATTTCAGAGGTGTGCTGGAGGAGCTTGAAGGTCTTGGCATCCTCACACATGACCGGATCGCTGGAACATATCAGCTGTCATCGCCGATCATTGCGAACCTTATTGGCTCGGAGGCGGAAATCTATGATCGCCTCATTGCGTTCGCACAGGAACCGGCGCCGCGCGAGATTGAACCTTCAAGGCGCAGGGCGCGGCTCGCAAGCATGGGCGAGCCGAAGCACAAAGGTGTTTGGCTTAATCCGCTGACTCCAGCCCAGATCAGCAAGGCCACGCGGGGGATGGAGCCAGGGTATGCTCAGGCGCGACCGACTGTTTTCTTCGGACCGCCGGACATGTTGCTTGAACAGGTCACGATTGCGCTTGAGCCGAAGAAATATGACGAGCACGAGGGCATGCGGATCATACTTGTTGACCAGGCGTCGAATGCGACGTCGCTTCTGCGGCAGCTCAACAAGACGAGGAGCAGATGCTGTTTCGTTGTCTCGCCGCGACTGCGTTGGGACACGGAATGGCTTAGGGTCGCGGGACGGTCGGGGAATAATTTAGTGGTCTTCGTCGGCAATCTCGATCATGCTTGGCGCACGATTGTAGAGGATCCGAAAGGGCTCAGGCAGCTTGGGAACGTGCGAATTGAAACATTAGCCCCTTTGGCGCCGATCGAACTAAACGATCACTTTCAACGTCGAAAGATCATCCTGTCCGAGGACGATCGTAGGACGTTGCTGGATGAAACTGGGGGCTTCCTTAACTCAGTTGGACGTTGGACAGATCGGCGTCTCGGCGTAAAACGGGACTCGTCCATTTCGCAGGAATTCTGCCCCCTTTTCGAGCCGATCCCCGATGACGCACGAGCGCTGCTCGCCGAATTGATCGCCTTCTTGCAACCTGACGACTCGTTTGACGTGGCGGTGCTCAGCGACTTTTGCCGGGGTCAAGATCCTGCGCGAGTGTACGACTGGTTGATGATGACCGGCCTCGCTGAGCCGGTCGTTCGCGAACATGAGAATCTGCGCTTAAACAGGGTTTTCTGGTCGCCGCTGTTGCGCAAGACCCTTCAGCCCGCAGTATGAGCCGCGCCCCGCGTCAGTGGCTGTTGCATGGACCCGCGGCGTTCGTCCGCGAGGTTGCCCAAGTCGCAAACGACGACGGCGTCGCTGTCGTTGTCGCTCCGCCGCATTGCCCGCCGCAGCTCGAGGCGGCGCTTGAAGGGGCTCTCCATCAGCCGTGGCTACCGAGGATCGACGCCAGGACGGAGGAACCGCCGCTAGCGGTCCTATCGAGGGCATTCGAGGTCGACGCGCGCAGTGCTGCCGCGCTGCCCGTCGATCGCGCAGCTGAGGGTCGGGCCGCAATTATAGAGGGCCTCGACGAAGGATCCTGGCCGCGTTGGGAAACCACGTTGCGGGCTTGGGCCGGCGGTTGCTCGCGCCGTCAGCGATTCGGTGCGGTTCTAGTCGTCGTCATCACCCCGGCCTGCGAGAGCGCAATCAGAGCCGTCGGCCTACGTTCTTTGCCTTGGAAAAACGTAATCGGCTCGCGTGACGCGATGTCTTGGGCGCTCGACGGGGTACCCAGCGCGCTTGATCCGTTACTCGGCCGCCTCGCAGTCGAGACCGCGGTTCAGCTCGCCGGCTGGGACCTCGAATCGGTCGCTCGGTTCGTTGAGAGCTTCGCGACGGCACCACGCCGGATGTTCGACATTTCACAATCCCCCTCCGACGGCACCCGCGCGGCCAGTTGGGCGCTCGGAACGAGCGATCTTTTCGACGGCGTCGTATTTTCCACGCTGGATTGCTGCGGTCGAGAGGAGATTGCACGACGGATTTGGCGGGCCCAAGTGACAGTGCTTTTCGGATGGTTGGAAAGCGAGCGAAGCGGCTTTGTGCGACGCCATCGCCGTGCGTTACGTGAGTGCGTCAGCCGGTCTCTGTTAACCGCAGATCTCGACTCGCTAGAATGGGCTGAGATCGCGCGCCTTACGAAGGCGGCGTTCGCCGCAGGCGACCGACGGGTCGAGCTCGCGGACGAAGCGCGTGCGGTGCGCAATGCGCTTGCTCATCTCGAGCCGATCGACTATTCGCGCTTCGCACGCATACGATCGCTCACGCACGCTGACCGAGGCGAGGGCGACAGCGCATAGCCCGGACTCCCACCTTTACAGTAATGGCCAATCGACACCGACGCTGCTCGGGGCCGTCGCGCAGGCGCCTGAGTACATCGATAAGGGCGCAATTGCGCGGGGTAGGGCGGCGCGGTTGGGATAGTAAGTTTCGTGCGGGCAGTGGGCTTATTTTGGCAGGCCGTGGCAACGACATTGACGGAGAAGGCGTGTGAGCTTCGATAAACTCGTCCAATCTCGGACGGGCACAAATACTGGCTTTCATCGTCTCGCATTGGGCACGTAACGAAGACGTTGCAGTTTTAATTGTTTACGATTTGTGCGTATGCTTCCGTTGAGGGCTGAAAATGGGGAGCGCGTCGGAGAGGGAACTCAGGGATCTGTCCCGGCTGGATGACGGGCGGCTCGCTGAAATGTTTAAAGAAAGAGGCAATGATCCGCAGTTTCTCGACGCGCTCAATGAGGAGCTCAAGCAGAGAGATAGCGACGCGGCCATCGACTTGCAGATCAGGGTGGTGATGACCCGCCGCGCCCTTGTGCGCACGCCGACATCCACCGAGACCCGCCGCGCAGCCCCACAATCGGACCCGGTTCGCGACTGGCTGCGTGAATTTCTCGGCGCGCGAAAACTTATGCGTCCGGATGAACGGCCGCTCTATCGCTACCGAATGGCGGATAGCGAATATGAACAGGCGAAAAAGATACTTCGTCACCTGGCAAGCGCCGGCCGTCTCATGCAGCCGGACGCCCGCGCCGGTGCGTTGTTCGTCGGGTATTGCGCAGAGTGGTTCCGCCGCGACTCCGACTCAACTTTCCTTCGATGGGACGATCCAGCGCCAGATCTCTTTCCATCCGTGCCTTATGCCAGCAAGCAAGCGCTGACGACCTCCGGCTTGACCTATTGGCGGCGTCCGCTGCGAAAGAGCGCCTATGCGCGCGAGTTTCTCCTGACCGTGGCCCTCGAAGGCGGATTTCCTGTCCGCATTCTGGCGGAAGGCGCACGCGGTTGGCTGAAGGAGTATCTGCGCGCGATCATGCGCCGAGCAATCGCCTGGCGCGTCGATACGCTGGACGAGATTCTTGCAATTGCCGAGGAAGAGCGCGGGCGAATGCGCAAGAGCTACCAGCACGATGACTTCGTCGCGCTGTGCTCGGAACTCGTCACGAGGCTCCTCGAACTGCGGCATAAGGCAGAAGCCGAGAGTCGCGCCGGCATTCGTAATTCAGCGCTTCTCGATGCCAAATATCCGGGTTGGCGCGACGAACTGCCGATCTACGTTCCGGCCGAGGATGAAGCCCTTGTCGCCGAGCTGCTAGCCGGATTGCTGGACGAGAAGATGACCGGCCTCACCACCGAAGGCGTGGAGGTCCGGCGCTATCTGGTCAAGCGGGAGGGCGAATGGCATCCGGCATTACAGCTGCTTGCCGACGGCGAAATCCCGCCGGCAAAGCTGCCGAGCCTTACGGCGCTTAGTCGGGTTCGCGCGATTGCAACGGGCGAGCTCGGCAACCACCTTGCCGGCGAGCTCGCGTTGCTCGAACCGCCGCTCGGCGAGCAGCGGCGCTGGCGGGTGCGTCCCTATACACGTACCGCCAAGCTCCTGAGTGATTTCCCGTTAGCTGCGCCTGTCACCGTAACGCTCAGCACGCCGGATGGCATCTCGCATCCCTGGACATGGCCGCGCGGCGAAGCGCTGCGATCGGAGGTCCTGGTATTCCAGGAAGACGAGGGCTCGACACCGAACGAGCCACTGCTTCGATTTTTTCGATCAGGCTCGGTGAACTCGCCGGCAAAGACCCTCTACGTTCTCGTCCCGCAGGACTGGACGGTCGAGCCCCTGACAGAGGATGCCGCACCGGAGATCATGGACGTTCCCGCGCTGGGCCGCAAGCTCGTCCGCCTGACCGCGTCCGCTTATTTCCATAGCGATGAGGACGACGCGGTCCGTTTCAGGGTCGAGCCGGATACGGATGGACGGGAGTACGAGCTTGAACTTGTCCCCCTCGTCAGTGCCGGCTTTGAACTCGCCGACGAAAGCTGGGAACTCGTGGCAGCGCCGGTAAGGCCGTTGATCCGGGAAGCCCGAAAGCAGCCGCGGCCGCCAGGAGCCGGCGAGCTGTTTGTCCGGCGTCCGGGCGGTAAATGGGCGCCACTTGCCGGTCCGCTCAACGCCGCCGGCCTGATGGAGCTGTCCTGGCGTGACCCGGTCGCCAACATCCAGGTCGAGAAACGCCAGTTGGCGCTTGTGCCGGACGATGCGCGCATTAAAGGCGTCATGAAGGATGCGCAGCGCGGCGAGATCTGCCTTGAGGGCCTGCCGGGATGGACCGCCACCGTCCGGGAGGCTGCCTGCGCGGTCGATGCGGCGGATAGCTCCGTTCTGTCGATCCGCTTTACCGGGCGACCCGTCTATCGGCTTCCGATGACGCTGCGGCCGCCGGCGGGGCAGCCTTTCGACATGATCGCTCCCCTTGTCGGCCGGGACGCCGTTATCGCCCTGGCGGACGGCTCAATCCTCACGCCCGGCCAGCAGGTCGACGTCGGCGCGTTGCGCGGCGCGGTCGCTGTGGCACCCCGCAGGACGGTCATTCATCTTGCCGCGAAAGGCTCCAAGTCAGGCGCAATCCGGATCGTCGTTGATGGAGAACTCCCGCTCGGTATCCTGCGGAGCGCGATCGATGAGACGCTGGCAACGTTGCCCGGACAGGACGATCTGGCGGAATTGGATTTCATAGGTGATTCGCGGCGACCGATCCGCATCAGCCGGTACCGCCACGAACAGCTGTCGCGCGACTGCAGCCTAGTCCGGTGGTTTCCGCCTTCGGGGTCCTCTCGCGTTGTGCCGGTGGCGCGCATGATTCTGGATCCGCGGCTCGAACGCGCCCTGGAACCCGCGGGAGACGGAATGTGGCAGCTCCCAGAGCGGTGCAAAGGGCCTTGCCTCGTCTATCTGCGGGACGGTGTCGATGTTGTTTCAAGGCCCACCCCGGTTGCGCAGCCGGGCGCCCCCGACGCCTATACTGGAGTCCTGGTTTCGGCGCTGGCAATACCGGATTATGAGGACCGCCAGCGCGCGGTAGTGGACGCACTGTCCCGGCTCGGACGCGGTGAGGCCGGAGCGAGTGACCTCAAGTGGTTGCGTGATGCGGCGACCAATCTCAACGGCCTTCCGGCAAGCGCGTTTGACGCGCTCAAGCTGCTGCCTTGCAGCGCGAAGACCCTCATCGACTTGCTCCTCAACGCCCGCGATGCAGAGGAGCGCAGCGCCATCTGGGCCTTACAAAATGAACTGCCGTTCCTGTGGTTGGCCCTGCCGCTTCGCGCATGGTTGTCGGCGATGAAACGGAGTTGCTTCGCCTTAACCGATGCGCTGGAAAGCGCTCTTGGCAAAAAGAAGGCGATCAACGAGGCGGTGGCGTGGCTTCGCGGCGTGTGCGGGGACCTCACTGCGCTCGAACCCGCGCTCGAAGCCATCTTCGGCCTGGTCGGACTGCCAATCGGGCAGGCGATGGATTGCCCTTCGCTCCGAGATTTGACGAGCGGTTACATCCGGGACCAGCACCAGCGGGGCGGCGATGCGCCGAACGATCTTGCGGAGCGCCTAGCTTTAATCGGGCTGAAGCTTCCGCCCGAAATCGAAACGAAATCGCACACGGATTTTGCGGGCCTCTTTGCTCCTGTCCTGCTGGCAGCAAGTGCCCGAGAGAAACTCGTGCTCGACCCCGAGCTTGCGTTGATCGCGCGCCGCACGCTCCGCGAGGACCCGATGTATGTATCAGGATCCTGGCCGCAGCTTGTGAAATTCTACGGTTGAGTGTGACATGACCCCGTTTGACGTTCTGAATGAAGTAAAACGACGCAGCGCCGAGGCGGTTATTGCGCAGTCGGGACTCGCGCATGAGGGGGTCCGGCGGCATTTGCGCGCCCTGCTTGGCGGCGACGATCCGGGGATCGGCGCCATGCTGCAGGAGCCGGTGCTCGAAGGCGCGCACCCGTTCGTCACCGTCGACGCGACGATGGCGGCGTTGGCCGGTTCGCTTTTGAATGCCGACTTGGTGGCTGCACTGGACGGCCTGCCCGCAGAGCACGACTATCGCTTTCCCGGCACGCGCAGGCCGTTCCTTCACCAGGCCGAAGCCTGGCGGTTCCTTGCGGAACCCGAACCGCAGTCGGTGCTGGTCACCTCGGGTACAGGGTCGGGAAAAACCGAATGTTTCCTCTTTCCGATCCTGAGCGAGCTAGTCGCGCAGGCGCAGGGCCAACGCGAGCCGCTCGAAGGGGTGCAGGCGATCATGCTCTATCCCCTCAATGCATTGATCGAGAGCCAGCGCGAACGACTCTCCGCCTGGACGCAGCCATTCGGCGGAAGGGTTCGGTATTGCCTCTACAACGGAGATCTGCAGCGCGCCGCAAGGGAGTCCGAACGACGCCGCACGCCGGAAGAGGTCATCGACCGGGAGCGGCTGCGCGCCAACCCCCCGCCGCTGCTCGTCACCAACATCACCATGCTCGAATACATGCTGGTCCGCGCCGAGGACCGGCCGATCATCGACGCCTCGCAGGGCAAGCTGAAATGGATCGTTCTCGACGAAGCGCATTCGCTGGTTGGCGCGGCGGCGGCCGAGATCGCGCTGCTCCTTCGCCGGGTCCTGCTCGCTTTTTCCGTCAAGCCGGAGGAGGTCCGCTTCGTCGCCACCTCGGCGACCATCGGCTCGGGCGAGAATGTGCGTCAGCAGCTTCAGCGCTTCCTGGCCGACATTGCCGGGATTCCGGACGACCGCGTGCACGTCATCGAGGGGCGGCGCCGGATGCCAGGTCGGCCCGACGGCGCTCCCGGCCAGCCATCAGTCGATATCCGCGCCACGGATCCGGCCTTGCTCTATGACATTCTCGGCCGCGACCCGACGACATGGCGGCTCGTCGAGCGATTGTTCGATGGCAGCGTTCCGCTCGCGGACTTCGACGCGCCCGCAAGGACGTATGGTGTCAATGCGGCCGATCTCATCTTTGCGATGTCGCGCGCGGCGCGAAAGACGGCCGATAAGGACGAAGAACGCCTCGCGCCGATCCGGCTTCACGCCTTCGAGCGCGCCGTTCCCGGCATCTGGAGCTGCATCAATCCGGAGTGCGCGCAAAGGCCGTCGGATTGGCCTTTTGGCGGCATTCTGCCGGACCGCGCCGATGGATGCCCGTCCTGCGGCGCTCCGGTCCTGGAGGTGGCAAGTTGCTTCGAATGCGGTGAGGTATTCATGGAGGGAATTGAGGCGGGTCCGCGCCTGTCGGCGCCGCTGCGCAACCCGCCACGGGACGAGTTCGCCTTCGACAGCGCGCGCGAGAACGATGGCGGGGCGGAGGATGCGGACGACGCCGGGGACGAACTGGCGCAACAGGATGAGGCCCCCGCCTGGGAGCGCCTTTTCGCGGCCAATCCGACGCCGGCCGCCCG
Coding sequences:
- a CDS encoding AAA family ATPase produces the protein MVLILRLRDWAIKTETEYLQSISHSKAVTVDLPPFMSADRIATLCDWPAADRRRLVKQLGLVSAQGAEIDPQDDTAFWDALVASFLSNPTAYKTLVLHLKHLSKKAFSRRPDQKAFDRLVAKARLQRSVFADGETDFLPRVAEVAAGSEAFNELADWLWGAWLFGLSAQNISAVIDAYEPLQDIFGSWRPAIEAENDKMLTEGKDLVTTEPARTDDIAMLFRQVRFNLDEAERLDADAPLVAAIAAIEKIGDLLRARREETERMRSASLVTQTVLEQLRTRDEPADEQAAARLHKALDQFCDIASGISYADITHLAMKVAQMVRDADAARSAWHEAEAAHRASPFDSDARRTYSDALDRYQRAEEHLAGLLETATSETREVAATIQPSIVEETKLTVETTAINKPTALLPVEFALPVAAQNNDGPNDEPEGGLSFSVNRYEENILAAAEADANFEHSVAGVSEDGINQAGSSDQEENITDTINELADGDLINRSEDAERLAATLLRRHDIGLFGIACTAGAELNFPLPHPALARLLGLSGLQDAEAQLHFTESLQILLTATHEPIHRGDTWLRFAALSLPAITDPTLLCRTALEQLKLDDSMVVAAKDLQAAIVSLDRAYPALEALAQTNTPEADQEFRDAQSALRRHVDLVRGGTLAYQAATVVAHKLAQAFEEIARGHLDPDAVEGMIDAVMRVDETDEAIIRRLDREGRGAVAERKPIEARALARLKAIVKEFRALALRLTRAADLLHEQRRSSAQTIEATRRKGRDLHRRFKSAAETFNGLAETQTSIDDFSIACAAIAAVLLRSHAQAIETGMSSNPFRYAIDYDHFRLPGATRRPDLTPEAAWDALLDLERKPAMNWLEAFDVAMDRREHLATEAFLALAAPLADDRSLAAERGEAIAAARSYVENERAKLRDDLLTVMNYAPAGETSLDLLYQGVAQIDVKELPRSDLSLAAGADGREILDFPDALTEIESAKENVRRVRASALKALEDRLASIEGTVPADTVASLRKLVESDELITLAEELSLVERGQDIEISTPGPTAIEDFSRFLSSQTGTSPRLAEWERSQGFPEGSRTRALIRKWLSLRTARVDTLKRSVRDVLGELGFVPDKDDPVTLGGLSNGNRIHQVGVRVRAIADREYCSVARFGSEAEGQYRIMVPNEDTRPNEIVAAVSDGDAGATLVFAQTWLTPEDRRAIAAEARRLGRAFCLVDDGLLAFLCTRQRVLRDLFACGIPFAAATPYVTTPGSIPVEAFFGRNAEFDEISRRNGSCIVYGGRQLGKSVLLDYIEKRSRNAEKSVTVRLDCQGLTERRDILGLIDKKARPLSADSRLDILAAMEKWLEGDAERTILLMLDETNSLVRADALRDFRLLVEFRGVMERTNRRFKVVLSGQNNVLRLTQQPNTPLAHFGQPICIGPLKGADYKSARDLVTEPLAAVGYIFDSPQLVSRILVETQFYPKLVQMFCRDLLRHVRGLQAMHATLPPWRITGEHIEATLRNQKLRNEIFETFRITLDLDKRYELVALVMAVDRSDRRKRGDVATSMTEQKLREAAFYWWREGFSETNAREDFRGVLEELEGLGILTHDRIAGTYQLSSPIIANLIGSEAEIYDRLIAFAQEPAPREIEPSRRRARLASMGEPKHKGVWLNPLTPAQISKATRGMEPGYAQARPTVFFGPPDMLLEQVTIALEPKKYDEHEGMRIILVDQASNATSLLRQLNKTRSRCCFVVSPRLRWDTEWLRVAGRSGNNLVVFVGNLDHAWRTIVEDPKGLRQLGNVRIETLAPLAPIELNDHFQRRKIILSEDDRRTLLDETGGFLNSVGRWTDRRLGVKRDSSISQEFCPLFEPIPDDARALLAELIAFLQPDDSFDVAVLSDFCRGQDPARVYDWLMMTGLAEPVVREHENLRLNRVFWSPLLRKTLQPAV
- a CDS encoding STY4851/ECs_5259 family protein — translated: MGSASERELRDLSRLDDGRLAEMFKERGNDPQFLDALNEELKQRDSDAAIDLQIRVVMTRRALVRTPTSTETRRAAPQSDPVRDWLREFLGARKLMRPDERPLYRYRMADSEYEQAKKILRHLASAGRLMQPDARAGALFVGYCAEWFRRDSDSTFLRWDDPAPDLFPSVPYASKQALTTSGLTYWRRPLRKSAYAREFLLTVALEGGFPVRILAEGARGWLKEYLRAIMRRAIAWRVDTLDEILAIAEEERGRMRKSYQHDDFVALCSELVTRLLELRHKAEAESRAGIRNSALLDAKYPGWRDELPIYVPAEDEALVAELLAGLLDEKMTGLTTEGVEVRRYLVKREGEWHPALQLLADGEIPPAKLPSLTALSRVRAIATGELGNHLAGELALLEPPLGEQRRWRVRPYTRTAKLLSDFPLAAPVTVTLSTPDGISHPWTWPRGEALRSEVLVFQEDEGSTPNEPLLRFFRSGSVNSPAKTLYVLVPQDWTVEPLTEDAAPEIMDVPALGRKLVRLTASAYFHSDEDDAVRFRVEPDTDGREYELELVPLVSAGFELADESWELVAAPVRPLIREARKQPRPPGAGELFVRRPGGKWAPLAGPLNAAGLMELSWRDPVANIQVEKRQLALVPDDARIKGVMKDAQRGEICLEGLPGWTATVREAACAVDAADSSVLSIRFTGRPVYRLPMTLRPPAGQPFDMIAPLVGRDAVIALADGSILTPGQQVDVGALRGAVAVAPRRTVIHLAAKGSKSGAIRIVVDGELPLGILRSAIDETLATLPGQDDLAELDFIGDSRRPIRISRYRHEQLSRDCSLVRWFPPSGSSRVVPVARMILDPRLERALEPAGDGMWQLPERCKGPCLVYLRDGVDVVSRPTPVAQPGAPDAYTGVLVSALAIPDYEDRQRAVVDALSRLGRGEAGASDLKWLRDAATNLNGLPASAFDALKLLPCSAKTLIDLLLNARDAEERSAIWALQNELPFLWLALPLRAWLSAMKRSCFALTDALESALGKKKAINEAVAWLRGVCGDLTALEPALEAIFGLVGLPIGQAMDCPSLRDLTSGYIRDQHQRGGDAPNDLAERLALIGLKLPPEIETKSHTDFAGLFAPVLLAASAREKLVLDPELALIARRTLREDPMYVSGSWPQLVKFYG